Proteins encoded in a region of the Epinephelus lanceolatus isolate andai-2023 chromosome 20, ASM4190304v1, whole genome shotgun sequence genome:
- the LOC117264924 gene encoding uracil nucleotide/cysteinyl leukotriene receptor: MNISEEQIHGVYGSDSRQENIIFATFYILVFVIAVPGNALALWAFFRQDSTSPSKVFLRHLSVADISYILILPMRIVYHLSDSHWPFGHVLCQLAGFLFYLNMYCSLYLMSFISLDRFLAVVLPIKSQSVRKAVYAKVVVGILWVTVIVSMSPILFSKKNMTHNSNGICNKLYLEKTSPTALISTIVAFAIPLTTIVVSYIMILLKLRSLKQQEERPVKDKAIRMIILIVMNFLFAFVPYHVSRVIYIQSHSHSMTAATHEALGKANRITSALTCVSGVLDPVMYFFLNCAYRDMLLQLFCKKLGR, translated from the coding sequence ATGAACATCTCTGAGGAGCAGATACATGGCGTCTATGGAAGTGACTCCCGCCAAGAGAACATCATATTTGCAACATTTTACATCCTGGTTTTCGTCATCGCTGTGCCTGGAAATGCCTTGGCGCTGTGGGCCTTCTTTCGCCAGGACAGCACGTCTCCATCTAAGGTCTTCCTGAGGCACCTATCTGTAGCAGACATCTCTTACATCCTCATTTTACCCATGAGAATAGTTTACCACCTATCTGACAGCCACTGGCCTTTTGGACATGTCCTCTGTCAGCTAGCAGGCTTCCTCTTTTACCTTAACATGTACTGCAGCCTGTATTTAATGAGTTTCATCAGCCTGGACAGATTTCTGGCTGTGGTCCTACCTATCAAATCACAGTCAGTTAGGAAGGCTGTGTATGCGAAGGTAGTTGTTGGCATACTTTGGGTGACTGTCATTGTGTCTATGAGTCCTATACTTTTCTCCAAAAAGAACATGACCCACAACTCAAATGGCATCTGCAACAAGTTGTACTTAGAAAAGACATCTCCCACAGCTTTGATCTCCACTATTGTGGCATTTGCCATCCCCCTCACCACCATCGTGGTTTCTTACATAATGATCCTGCTGAAGCTGAGGTCACTCAAGCAACAGGAAGAACGCCCAGTAAAAGACAAAGCCATAAGAATGATCATTCTCATCGTGATGAACTTCCTGTTTGCATTCGTACCCTACCATGTGAGCAGGGTAATCTACATTCAAAGCCACAGTCACAGTATGACTGCAGCAACCCACGAGGCTCTGGGAAAAGCCAACAGGATCACATCTGCACTGACCTGTGTCAGTGGTGTACTGGATCCTGTGATGTATTTCTTCTTGAACTGTGCATACAGGGACATGCTGCTTCAACTGTTCTGCAAAAAGCTAGGAAGATAA
- the uba5 gene encoding ubiquitin-like modifier-activating enzyme 5, which translates to MATVEELKLRVRELENELIKCKQKQCAAEDAQCQEQYRPKIDKMSAEVVDSNPYSRLMALKRMGIVDDYEKIRTFTVAVVGVGGVGSVTAEMLTRCGIGKLLLFDYDKVELANMNRLFFQPHQAGLSKVEAAEHTLRNINPDVQFETHNYNITTMENFTHFMERISYGGLEEGKPVDLVLSCVDNFEARMAINTACNELGQIWMESGVSENAVSGHIQLIIPGETACFACAPPLVVAANIDEKTLKREGVCAASLPTTMGVVAGLLVQNVLKYLLKFGTVSYYLGYNAMQDFFPSMAMKANPQCNDRHCRRQQEEYKKKEAERPKVEVVEEEEEAVVHEDNEWGIELVSEVTEAELQAASGAVPDLPEGITVAYTIPAEEAASGETVAETEQSLEELMAQMRRL; encoded by the exons ATGGCGACCGTGGAGGAGCTGAAGCTGCGGGTCAGAGAGTTGGAAAATGAATTGATAAAGTGTAAGCAGAAGCAGTGCGCCGCGGAAGATGCTCAATGCCAGGAACAATACAGACCCAAGATTGACAAAATGAGCGCCGAAGTTGTGGATTCCAACCCATACAG TCGTCTCATGGCTCTAAAGAGAATGGGCATCGTGGATGATTATGAG AAAATCAGGACGTTCACAGTCGCCGTGGTTGGTGTTGGTGGAGTCGGCAGtgtgacagctgaaatgctcaCCAGATGTGGCATTGGTAAG TTGCTCCTCTTTGACTATGATAAAGTCGAGCTGGCCAATATGAACAGACTGTTCTTCCAGCCTCACCAGGCAGGCCTCAGTAAAGTGGAAGCTGCAGAACACACACTCAG GAACATCAACCCGGATGTGCAGTTTGAGACCCACAACTACAATATCACCACAATGGaaaattttacacattttatggAGCGCATCAG TTATGGAGGGCTGGAAGAAGGGAAGCCGGTGGATTTGGTCCTGAGCTGTGTGGACAATTTTGAGGCCAGAATGGCGATCAATACA GCTTGTAACGAACTAGGTCAGATCTGGatggagtctggtgtcagtgagaATGCCGTATCGGGACACATTCAGCTCATCATTCCTGGAGAGACGGCATGCTTCGCT TgtgctcctcctctggtggTGGCAGCCAACATCGATGAGAAGACCCTAAAAAGGGAGGGTGTGTGTGCCGCCAGCTTACCAACAACGATGGGTGTGGTTGCAGGCCTCCTGGTGCAGAATGTCCTCAA GTATCTGTTGAAGTTTGGCACTGTCAGTTATTATCTTGGCTACAACGCCATGCAGGACTTCTTCCCCAGCATGGCCATGAAAGCCAACCCCCAGTGTAACGACCGCCACTGCAGGAGACAACAGGAAGAGTACAAG AAGAAAGAAGCAGAGCGGCCAAAGGTTGAAGTtgtagaggaagaggaggaggcggtTGTACACGAGGACAATGAGTGGG GTATTGAACTAGTATCAGAGGTGACTGAGGCAGAGTTACAAGCAGCATCAGGAGCTGTGCCTGATCTCCCAGAAGGCATTACTGTGGCTTACACCATTCCAGCTGAG GAAGCAGCCAGTGGGGAGACAGTGGCGGAGACCGAACAGAGCCTCGAAGAATTGATGGCTCAGATGAGAAGGTTGTAG